One part of the Anser cygnoides isolate HZ-2024a breed goose chromosome 9, Taihu_goose_T2T_genome, whole genome shotgun sequence genome encodes these proteins:
- the SCLY gene encoding selenocysteine lyase isoform X9, with protein sequence MGAGTEPPGPAAGPAPSSVYLDYNATTPLAPEVAQALGEAACQAWGNPSSAHPAGRKAKELIAGARESLARMVGGRPEDVVFTSGGTEANNMVIHTALRHFRESKGQDRGTPHIVTSSVEHDSIRLPLEQLVKESLAEATFVPVSPRSGQAEVDDVLAAVRPTTCLVSIMLANNETGVIMPVSKLSQRIHALNQKRVAEGLPRILVHTDAAQMIGKGRVDMQELGVDYLTIVGHKFYGPRIGALYVHGPGTTTPLHPMLFGGGQERSFRPGTENTPMIAGLGKAAELVSRNWEAYEAHMRDVRDYLEARLEVLRA encoded by the exons ATGGGCGCCGGGACAGAGCCGCCGGGCCCTGCAGCAGGCCCTGCACCTAGCAGCGTGTACCTGGACTACAACGCCACCACCCCGCTGGCCCCCGAAGTGGCCCAGGCGCTGGGGGAGGCCGCCTGCCAGGCCTGGGGGAACCCCAGCAGCGCCCACCCTGCGG GCAGGAAGGCCAAGGAGCTCATCGCTGgtgcccgggagagcctggcaaGGATGGTGGGAGGCCGGCCAGAGGATGTCGTCTTCACCTCAGGGGGCACGGAG GCTAACAACATGGTGATCCACACCGCCCTCAGGCACTTCCGAGAAAGCAAGGGGCAGGACCGGGGCACGCCACACATCGTGACATCAAGTGTGGAGCACGACTCCATCCGTCTGCCGCTGGAGCAGCTGGTGAAGGAGAGCCTGGCAG AAGCCACCTTTGTGCCTGTGTCCCCACGAAGCGGGCAGGCTGAAGTGGATGACGTCCTCGCTGCGGTCCGGCCGACCACCTGCCTGGTTTCCATCATGCTGGCCAATAACGAGACGGGGGTCATCATG CCTGTCTCAAAGCTGAGCCAGCGCATCCATGCCCTCAACCAGAAAAGGGTGGCAGAGGGGCTGCCCAGGATCCTGGTGCACACAGATGCGGCACAGATGATTGGCAAGGGGCGTGTGGAcatgcaggagctgggggtggaCTACCTCACCATCGTGGGGCACAAG TTTTACGGCCCGCGGATCGGCGCGCTGTATGTGCACGGCCCCGGCACCACCACCCCACTGCACCCCATGCTCTTCGGAGGGGGACAGGAGAGGAGTTTCCGGCCAGG CACCGAGAACACCCCAATGATCGCTGGCCTCGGCAAG GCTGCAGAGCTCGTGAGCAGGAACTGGGAGGCCTACGAGGCCCATATGCGGGATGTTCGGGACTACCTGGAGGCCAGGCTGGAG GTGCTGCGGGCCTGA
- the LOC136791463 gene encoding LOW QUALITY PROTEIN: autoimmune regulator-like (The sequence of the model RefSeq protein was modified relative to this genomic sequence to represent the inferred CDS: inserted 1 base in 1 codon), with protein sequence MAGPGGDGDLRHLLKLHRTEIAMAVDDVFPLLHGLADHDVVPEHVFKETLSQTEREGSHRAFHALLTWLLGRDVTAVRDFWAVLFKDYNLERYTRLRPLHSAFPKEVDLGRQRRSRRLSPSPMAPVPHRPQGKRKAPEERDGARMAQPLPRHAASPGMETRCRVDAGKKCGGALAACHPGLQPPRCTGWSRWQPARCPSPAGLLRGSTSSSDMGWSRVSKRRCWVAPPPQKTPPLFGRAPKEGQGVVGTVLASLPGSAKAGSRAGDELYDPAAGEEPGARSRSRSLKPTARPRAPQSSGGLQATPQGCLPVPTMHSQDPMPQQVFAGQAPREAASRRQWVTASPGATQGGSGSDPLPAPPWQENEDECAACGDGGELICCDGCPRAFHLACLVPPLPRVPSGSWQCGSCAVKPGQLREADEVAEQPPVIPGEEERVAHMGRGNGSVCSRCFTRIPTPQHCPALNGNPGGLLLCSSCGSTPEMGSVGNTAVAGDHAHQAAKVSTGSTGGTARGVAALGKGIRRTRDGSDEAEQYTTHLXPQAECGASSSDPVLSRDELDALLGEVTHRW encoded by the exons ATGGCTGGGCCGGGGGGTGACGGGGACCTGCGGCACCTGCTGAAGCTGCACCGCACTGAGATCGCCATGGCGGTGGACGACGTCTTCCCGCTGCTGCATGGCCTCGCCGACCACGATGTCGTCCCCGAGCACGTCTTCAAG GAGACGCTGAGCCAGACGGAGCGAGAGGGCTCCCACCGCGCCTTCCACGCCCTGCTCACCTGGCTCCTGGGCCGTGATGTCACCGCCGTCCGCGACTTCTGGGCAGTTCTCTTCAAGGACTACAACCTGGAGCGCTACACCCGGCTCCGGCCCCTCCACAGCGCCTTCCCCAAAG AGGTGGACCTCGGGCGGCAGCGCCGCAGCAGGCgcctgtcccccagccccatggcaccGGTCCCACACAGACCCCAAGGCAAGAGAAAAGCCCCTGAGGAGCGGGATGGGGCCCGCATGGCACAGCCCTTGCCACGGCACGCTGCCAGCCCCGGTATGGAGACCCGGTGCAGGGTGGATGCAGGGAAGAAATGTGGCGGGGCACTTGCAGCGTGTCACCCAGG gctgcagccaccTCGGTGCACAGGGTGGTCGCGGTGGCAGCCAGCGAGGTGCCCGTCACCCGCGGGGCTGCTGAGGGGAAGCACGTCCTCATCAGACATGGGCTGGAGCCGAGTGAGTAAGCGCAGGTGCTGGGTGGCCCCCCCGCCTCAGAAGACCCCCCCCCTCTTTGGGAGGGCCCCCAAagaggggcagggggtggtggggacGGTGCTTGCCTCTCTTCCAGGCAGCGCCAAGGCGGGCAGCAGAGCCGGGGACGAGCTTTACGACCCAGCTGCTGGCGAGGAGCCcggggccaggagcaggagTCGCAGCCTGAAACCCACTGCCCGACCCAGGGCACCCCAAAGC AGCGGGGGGCTGCAAGCGACACCCCAGGGCTGTCTGCCGGTGCCCACCATGCACAGCCAGGACCCCATGCCCCAGCAG GTGTTTGCAGGGCAGGCGCCGAGGGAAGCTGCATCGAGGAGGCAGTGGGTGACAGCGTCCCCTGGTGCCACCCAGGGTGGCAGTGGCAGCGACCCCCTGCCCGCTCCCCCATGGCAGGAGAATGAGGACGAGTGCGCAGCGTGCGGTGACGGTGGAGAGCTCATCTGCTGCGATGGCTGCCCCCGGGCTTTCCACCTCGCCTGTCTGgtgcccccgctgccccgcgTCCCCAG CGGGTCGTGGCAGTGCGGCTCATGTGCGGTCAAGCCGGGCCAGCTGCGGGAGGCAGACGAGGTTGCAGAGCAGCCCCCCGTGATCCCCGGGGAGGAAGAACGTGTTGCCCACATGGGCAGAGGCAATGGGAGTGTCTGCAGCCGCTGTTTCACCAGGATCCCTACACCCCAACACTGCCCTGCACTCAACGGGAACCCTGG ggggctgctgctttgcagttcCTGCGGGAGCACCCCAGAAATGGGCAGCGTGGGGAACACCGCAGTTGCTGGAGACCACGCGCATCAGGCAGCAAAGGTCAgtacaggcagcactgggggaaCAGCCCGGGGAGTGGCAGCACTGGGCAAGGGCATTCGGAGGACACGAGATGGGAGCGATGAAGCCGAGCAGT ACACGACCCATC CTCCGCAGGCAGAGTGTGGCGCCTCCAGCAGTGACCCCGTGTTAAGCAGGGATGAGCTCGACGCCCTCCTGGGTGAGGTAACTCATAGGTGGTGA
- the SCLY gene encoding selenocysteine lyase isoform X7, translated as MGAGTEPPGPAAGPAPSSVYLDYNATTPLAPEVAQALGEAACQAWGNPSSAHPAGRKAKELIAGARESLARMVGGRPEDVVFTSGGTEANNMVIHTALRHFRESKGQDRGTPHIVTSSVEHDSIRLPLEQLVKESLAEATFVPVSPRSGQAEVDDVLAAVRPTTCLVSIMLANNETGVIMPVSKLSQRIHALNQKRVAEGLPRILVHTDAAQMIGKGRVDMQELGVDYLTIVGHKFYGPRIGALYVHGPGTTTPLHPMLFGGGQERSFRPGTENTPMIAGLGKAAELVSRNWEAYEAHMRDVRDYLEARLEASFGKQRLHFNSKFTGSKRLCNTCNFSILGPGLQETRWAAALGGSLGTGRPACVCCRAQGAGSLQDPPRQCWGCLPL; from the exons ATGGGCGCCGGGACAGAGCCGCCGGGCCCTGCAGCAGGCCCTGCACCTAGCAGCGTGTACCTGGACTACAACGCCACCACCCCGCTGGCCCCCGAAGTGGCCCAGGCGCTGGGGGAGGCCGCCTGCCAGGCCTGGGGGAACCCCAGCAGCGCCCACCCTGCGG GCAGGAAGGCCAAGGAGCTCATCGCTGgtgcccgggagagcctggcaaGGATGGTGGGAGGCCGGCCAGAGGATGTCGTCTTCACCTCAGGGGGCACGGAG GCTAACAACATGGTGATCCACACCGCCCTCAGGCACTTCCGAGAAAGCAAGGGGCAGGACCGGGGCACGCCACACATCGTGACATCAAGTGTGGAGCACGACTCCATCCGTCTGCCGCTGGAGCAGCTGGTGAAGGAGAGCCTGGCAG AAGCCACCTTTGTGCCTGTGTCCCCACGAAGCGGGCAGGCTGAAGTGGATGACGTCCTCGCTGCGGTCCGGCCGACCACCTGCCTGGTTTCCATCATGCTGGCCAATAACGAGACGGGGGTCATCATG CCTGTCTCAAAGCTGAGCCAGCGCATCCATGCCCTCAACCAGAAAAGGGTGGCAGAGGGGCTGCCCAGGATCCTGGTGCACACAGATGCGGCACAGATGATTGGCAAGGGGCGTGTGGAcatgcaggagctgggggtggaCTACCTCACCATCGTGGGGCACAAG TTTTACGGCCCGCGGATCGGCGCGCTGTATGTGCACGGCCCCGGCACCACCACCCCACTGCACCCCATGCTCTTCGGAGGGGGACAGGAGAGGAGTTTCCGGCCAGG CACCGAGAACACCCCAATGATCGCTGGCCTCGGCAAG GCTGCAGAGCTCGTGAGCAGGAACTGGGAGGCCTACGAGGCCCATATGCGGGATGTTCGGGACTACCTGGAGGCCAGGCTGGAG GCATCCTTTGGGAAGCAGAGGCTCCACTTCAACAGCAAGTTCACGGGCTCCAAGCGACTGTGCAACACCTGCAACTTCTCCATCCTTGGCCCAGGCCTTCAAG AGACGAGGTGGGCAGCGGCCCTCGGAGGGAGCCTGGGCACGGGGAGACCTGCGTGTGTGTGCTGCAGGGCGCAGGGTGCTGGCTCACTGCAAGACCCTCCTCGCCAGTGTTGGGGCTGCCTGCCACTCTGA
- the SCLY gene encoding selenocysteine lyase isoform X8 — protein MGAGTEPPGPAAGPAPSSVYLDYNATTPLAPEVAQALGEAACQAWGNPSSAHPAGRKAKELIAGARESLARMVGGRPEDVVFTSGGTEANNMVIHTALRHFRESKGQDRGTPHIVTSSVEHDSIRLPLEQLVKESLAEATFVPVSPRSGQAEVDDVLAAVRPTTCLVSIMLANNETGVIMPVSKLSQRIHALNQKRVAEGLPRILVHTDAAQMIGKGRVDMQELGVDYLTIVGHKFYGPRIGALYVHGPGTTTPLHPMLFGGGQERSFRPGTENTPMIAGLGKAAELVSRNWEAYEAHMRDVRDYLEARLEASFGKQRLHFNSKFTGSKRLCNTCNFSILGPGLQVGRAPVASSTCSKRKQQLWLP, from the exons ATGGGCGCCGGGACAGAGCCGCCGGGCCCTGCAGCAGGCCCTGCACCTAGCAGCGTGTACCTGGACTACAACGCCACCACCCCGCTGGCCCCCGAAGTGGCCCAGGCGCTGGGGGAGGCCGCCTGCCAGGCCTGGGGGAACCCCAGCAGCGCCCACCCTGCGG GCAGGAAGGCCAAGGAGCTCATCGCTGgtgcccgggagagcctggcaaGGATGGTGGGAGGCCGGCCAGAGGATGTCGTCTTCACCTCAGGGGGCACGGAG GCTAACAACATGGTGATCCACACCGCCCTCAGGCACTTCCGAGAAAGCAAGGGGCAGGACCGGGGCACGCCACACATCGTGACATCAAGTGTGGAGCACGACTCCATCCGTCTGCCGCTGGAGCAGCTGGTGAAGGAGAGCCTGGCAG AAGCCACCTTTGTGCCTGTGTCCCCACGAAGCGGGCAGGCTGAAGTGGATGACGTCCTCGCTGCGGTCCGGCCGACCACCTGCCTGGTTTCCATCATGCTGGCCAATAACGAGACGGGGGTCATCATG CCTGTCTCAAAGCTGAGCCAGCGCATCCATGCCCTCAACCAGAAAAGGGTGGCAGAGGGGCTGCCCAGGATCCTGGTGCACACAGATGCGGCACAGATGATTGGCAAGGGGCGTGTGGAcatgcaggagctgggggtggaCTACCTCACCATCGTGGGGCACAAG TTTTACGGCCCGCGGATCGGCGCGCTGTATGTGCACGGCCCCGGCACCACCACCCCACTGCACCCCATGCTCTTCGGAGGGGGACAGGAGAGGAGTTTCCGGCCAGG CACCGAGAACACCCCAATGATCGCTGGCCTCGGCAAG GCTGCAGAGCTCGTGAGCAGGAACTGGGAGGCCTACGAGGCCCATATGCGGGATGTTCGGGACTACCTGGAGGCCAGGCTGGAG GCATCCTTTGGGAAGCAGAGGCTCCACTTCAACAGCAAGTTCACGGGCTCCAAGCGACTGTGCAACACCTGCAACTTCTCCATCCTTGGCCCAGGCCTTCAAG
- the LOC106039264 gene encoding uncharacterized protein: protein MESLDTEVKARKTLGTVEYVESSGFTQGILPTKKDVVQNMLYLLQPKRAGQAQRSKEDAAHLLAEHLQEHWLVCNLHTIGTQNIKKLILKMYEEFTRLYQTRKQRQNQAFTERADKFNESSEKLFDIFCTDTQTRNKLEEYSGIKMTGIEWKFLEDQRSERKMYYEDFTDKQELKMMERRQKIQCLEHFRKLAREEKEGNKSKEMTYKSDEQSDEGTSVEESYLAEEENGGAPASSLRGRRKRRCTAWSTGAATPASDAMPLECQHIRMSIRRVRPGFYETVEKVENC, encoded by the coding sequence ATGGAATCACTGGATACCGAGGTGAAAGCACGGAAGACTCTGGGAACTGTTGAGTATGTAGAGTCTTCAGGCTTCACCCAGGGAATACTGCCGACGAAGAAGGATGTGGTGCAGAACATGCTGTATTTACTACAGCCTAAAAGAGCTGGCCAGGCCCAGCGCTCCAAAGAGGATGCAGCCCACTTGCTTGCTGAGCACCTGCAAGAGCACTGGTTGGTTTGCAACTTGCACACCATCGGAacacaaaatataaagaaactTATCCTCAAAATGTACGAGGAATTTACACGATTGTATCAGACCCGAAAGCAGAGACAGAACCAGGCTTTTACAGAGAGAGCAGACAAATTCAATGAGAGTTCGGAGAAGCTCTTTGACATATTTTGTACAGACACGCAGACGAGAAATAAACTGGAGGAATACAGTGGAATAAAAATGACTGGCATCGAATGGAAATTTCTTGAAGATCAAAGAAGCGAAAGGAAAATGTACTACGAAGATTTCACGGACAAGCAGGAACTGAAGATGATGGAAAGAAGGCAGAAGATACAATGTCTGGAGCACTTCAGGAAGCTTgccagggaggagaaggaaggaaacaaatcGAAGGAAATGACGTATAAAAGTGATGAGCAATCGGATGAAGGCACGAGTGTGGAGGAATCCTATCTCGCCGAGGAAGAGAATGGAGGGGCTCCCGCCTCCTCGCTGAGGGGCAGAAGAAAGCGCCGCTGCACTGCCTGGTCGACTGGTGCTGCGACTCCTGCCAGCGATGCCATGCCCCTGGAGTGCCAGCATATACGGATGAGCATCAGGAGAGTTAGGCCTGGGTTCTACGAGACTGTGGAGAAGGTCGAAAACTGCTAG